Genomic segment of Ischnura elegans chromosome 12, ioIscEleg1.1, whole genome shotgun sequence:
ttacaataaaaatattgtagaGCATGTGTTTAACCCAACTGAACACGGGGACAGTGACTAAAAAAACAAGGATATACTTCAGAGATCATAACATCACTTACCCATGAGCAGAAAGTTTTGATTACTAATTTGACCTAATTCTGCGTTGAACTATCGCAAATGATTGCAAACTTCACTATTTCTTCTCAGCGTAACGTTACCGGAACGTGATAGCATGCCGCATCCGGGTACGAACTAGAGTACTTTTTAGCTTGATCTCAGAAACTATAGGGTAATaattacttttgagaaaatataattatattaatttaatttagaaagAGCCGGATAGTTCATAATAACCTACGTATGACCATCTACACAAATGTAAGACCTTATATTGAATTCTTTTTCCTAACATAGATACCGCCATTACGGCGGCTCATGTCATTATTTTATCTATTGACTTCGTTTTGGGCGCTTGCCTGATGTGTTAGTAATGCGTCGCTTTGATTCCCATCTTTAAATATGTTGAGAACATACTCTCTGTAGTAATCGTTCCCTTATAATTAATTCATGTTAGGTCCTAATTGTTGTATTTGAGGCAATTGAGCTCGATGGCGGAGTAGTTTTCAGGTTGTCGGCTGCTGTACGAGTTTGTCATTTTCTATCTACTTGCGATTAGattttctcagtattttttttaccgtCAGCTGGATAACATTTTTCACTTCAGCATGTTTCGGAAGAGCCTGATTAATTTATATCGAATTCAACGTAAATTACACTCGGTGGCCTTGAGGCATTCGTTAGTGTCGCAGAAGGTAAAAAACTGCTCAACGTCGGCAGTGGCGTTTAAAAGTCAACGAGTTTATCCCCAATTAAGTGTTGGAGTTAGCGAACCGAGGCATTTTCATGTCAGTGTTAAACTGTGCTCGCTGAGTGACCTAGAAATAAAGAACCACATGAATGGGATTACTGACAAATTTACTGAAGCTATGGAGCTCCTAAGTGATGCTGTTAgtcatttaattgaaaaatttagtttgTCTTAATGTTGTGTAGCGGTTAATGTTAGACTGTGACTTTTACTCCAACAGGCTAGTTCTAAGGGCACTGTGTATTTCAGCGAAGACATGACAGATGCCGAAGCACTAATTGAGGATGTACTTAAAGACTATCAGCATTTTCTAGGACTTCTATCTGATGAACAGTCTAAAATTGTAGTCAGATCAATAGGTTGGATTTCAATTCACTGTTTTGAACTGCAGTctatatgaaagaattaactgTTCAAAACTCTTCATTTCTTTGGCAGGGTTGAAAATGGAAGAGTTAAAAGCTCAACTTCAGATGCTGAAGGAGTCAATCAAGGACTGATGAAAAAAGCCGTGGTGGATTCCAGATATTTCTGCTGTGGTGCTATGTCATTTAAGTTTaggatatatttttcatataattttcaatggCAGAGGTGTTTTTGTTGCACATTTTTCctatgaattaatttcattggCATTTGAAGCTGCCAAGAAATTGATGTTCAAGAGGGGCGACGGATGGAGTTCAAATGTTATTAGTTATCATGATagtaaaagttaatatttaaagcCTAGTAAAATTTCTTATGATTTTTCTAGTCTCCAACGTTATCGGCTAAGAGCAACGAGAAAAACTGTAGTAATAATATGCACAACTTGCTAGGTTgttgccaagaaccctacatagTAACTAACTAACTAAGTAGTTGCTAACCAACCAGAAAGGTCTGGTTAATGTCTATGTATGAACTAGTGAATGgacatgaaaatgcaccgtgtaaccaaccaTATTAGAACAGAACCTGACctaatttggttcacgcattcaTTCCTTCCAAAAATTGTGCTTGCATTTACACGTGTATGAGTTAATGTGCTGTTAAACTGGGCTTGAGGAAGTTTTAAAGAAGTCTTAGAGGAGGCACTAAAGCAAATTTTGCCCCGAGTTAAACTGtgcataattttaattgcaaCCTTACAATCCtggttataaaatataattactaaaaACCTGAAATGGAGATGTGTATACATAAAATCAATTTCCCAAAAGTATCTATAACAGGACGAATTTGAatcataaaatgcattatttgcAGCATGTGCCTTTGCATATAGAATGCTTTGAAAGGCACTTGCATATTATTATATGTGTACTGTTCCCCAGGATCCCTATCGGATCTAGTTTCACAATATTTGACCCATTTATCAAAAACAAATGTTGGCTTGGAGagtgttattatatttatatataaatttagTGCATTATATATACTAACTTTCAAATTATTTACCTCGCTTCATAATAATGGCAAATCAGTCGATAACATAGGGATGACTTAAAAAATGGTACAAGGTGTATTGTGAAGTAAGGTGGGAGTCAAGCAGAAGTATAGTAATTATGTCAATCAGTGCCAATTTTTGGCAATAACTTGCCCACCTCTCAGGTCaaatacttcaaattttcaattacaatGTACATAATCTCTTTAGTTTTGTTCCTGACCATAGCATGATTACTCGGACAATACCATAACTCCTCTTACTGGTTAAAACCCCATCAAAGCTTCTTTTGGCTGACAGAAGCACAAGTAACAGTCAAGCACTCATGGGTGATGCAGTATGTCAGCTATTCATACAAACCTATCCTTACCTTATATGGCGTTCTGTCGCCATGAATGGTCGACTTTTCTGAGACTGTTCACATTCCACTCACCTCTCAACTATTCCATCTTTTCATGTTCACGTATTCTTTTTACTTTACATTCTTTACCACTTGCTCGCACATGACCTTACTTGGCTTTTCTTCTCATCTGGGTATTGCCCTAAGATCATGTTTCAGAACGTGGACAAAATTAGTTGTTCTTCCTTCTTCTCAGggttattttaaagatatttttattatattctccctctcttcttaggGCATCTTTATTGTTCACTTTCTCTGAGAAATTCATTAATGTTCAATCTGTCAATCCATTCTCTCTTCATCATTCTCCCACCGcaaaatgattcaaatgtttCCATCTTAAGACTTGTCTGCTGCCATTAATTTGCGCTAGGGCTACAGAAAAAATCCTAATTCAATGCACAGCTTCTATGCCCTTTGCTTCTAAACAGCCCTGTGGAGAACACACTGCATTTGGAAAGGTAAATTTCAAGGATGAGCCTAGTAAAGGACAAACAGAATAATGAATTGGTAAGGAATATCAAATTGGAATGCTTTGCACCAAAATATGCTCCAAGTATACtggagagataaataaaaatttctgaaataaCTTACAGACCTAAATTATCTGAAATTGACAAGCTAGttaagcattgaaatttttaaatacgcaGGCTTAAAATTATTGTGACCAGATGTTTGAAAATATATACCATTCCACGTCACAGTATATGTACTTAATCAGTTATGTTAAAATGgttaattggtttaatttcaaaatataacggACTTcaatatatggcattttatttctctgatataCAAGATCAAAATAGTGAATGCCTTCATAGCtgaaaaaattttcacttatgtCTATTTGAGAATTGTAaccagaaatatttcaaaatacaataTCTTTTCAGTTTGATGCTGTCAACGGCCTAAAAACAAATGATTCTATTtacaaatattgtaaattttaattgccaGAGACACTTTCACGTCTACAGGCACTATGTCCAGGAGCAACAATGTGGCATGCAAAGAACAATCTGGaaactatgaaaaatatatttcaaggtaCTACTCTTTGCAGAtgacataaatagaaaaaaatcagcttTCCTGCTTGAATCATGCAAAAGTTTTAAGGGCATGACAACATGATATAAGTATATATTTAAGTTGATCAAACATTATTTCTTTAAAGCATACTTGATTTCAATGTCTATTAAGTTTTGCAGTCACTCCATTTCGTAATGTTACGACTTCTGGAGCAaggctacattttcaacaacgtccgGTAATTTCTGAGAACAATCAGCTTCACTCTTTTTGtggttctttttctttttaatcttaGTAGTCACTTTCTTCTCCACCTTACTGGCATTCAACAGTTTGTTTTTGAAGAAAGTTCTCCACTGTTGAGCACTAGAATCCTGTGCAAACTTTTTCTTCTTATGCTCAACCAAACTGGCAGTCACTTCCTTCTTACGCTTTTGCACCTTGACCTCAGATTTTGCTCCTGACGCAGGACTCCCTGCCTCTTCATTCTGTTCCGTGACCTTCCAGCCCCCAATCACTGATTTTACAGCTTGGACCTGAGGTAGCACCTTGGGTTGGTGATGAGCTTTGTTTAAAGTGACGTCACCTGAAATtagtaggtaatatttttttataagtgcaCTAAAACTCcccttttaaaaaaatgcataaggTCAACTTCCACTAATCTGGCTATTAATTATTCAGGCCATTTTTCTCCTTAAACgtagaatttcaaaaaaatattccaaaggcaacaataatgaaacaaaaaaagttCGTTGAATCTCGATAGAATTCATCTAAAATATTCCACACTACAGAGTAAAATATTCGTATTCTAGATGCATTTGTATACCCTCTATTATTTGGCCGTAGCCATACACTCAGTgacttcatggcaaaattagcagagtCGGAACGCACTATCCATAACTTTTCAGAAGTGAAATATCACTCTGTGCGTTACgttaattacaagttattatttaatttttttccaatttttttttctagttaggaatgtattattgaatgtatgtATTGGAAaatttgaggcaccaaaattgctTAAAGTGTCATTTGACTATTACATCTTTTGTTAAACAGTGCCGGAACGGCATTCTGGATAATCAAGAGTTATCTAGCAGATAATCAAGAGTTGACTAGCACATATAACAGGCCAACATATTTGCATTTTGAATACTTTTAGAGACTGTGGGTTAATAAACATTCTTTTTATACCCAtgattaagaaagaaaaatatctcaACAGAAAAGAATTGTGGCCCTTGGAGTTCTAGACTTGCACCTTTACACTGAACACATTAGATTCAGGTTATTTGGACCACCAGACATTTGAGCAACCACTTATTTGAGACTATCTCCAAGAACAGAGCCAAACTGAGGAATTACCATGATTTTTCTGCAGCTAATTGGGAGTAAAAGCCATGTAAAAGAGCCAATCATCAGTAGTTTTTGGCCAATGTGTGGAGATAtgctattttataaataatataattttttttaccttcttgcTATCAATCAAACTAATCCTGGGTGTATCTGCTATCATC
This window contains:
- the LOC124169442 gene encoding embryogenesis-like protein, with protein sequence MFRKSLINLYRIQRKLHSVALRHSLVSQKVKNCSTSAVAFKSQRVYPQLSVGVSEPRHFHVSVKLCSLSDLEIKNHMNGITDKFTEAMELLSDAASSKGTVYFSEDMTDAEALIEDVLKDYQHFLGLLSDEQSKIVVRSIGLKMEELKAQLQMLKESIKD